The following proteins come from a genomic window of Pyxidicoccus sp. MSG2:
- a CDS encoding GtrA family protein, translating into MLENLVAWLSGNLSPSARIWTALAPAILACAYFLGGLLLFCIRCAFKGIPRDEETLKRGSTVLVGFFLRHYFFWVIQPLWAVILRSGLPANALSMLSGLLGISAGVALAAGRFALGGWLFLFAGILDVMDGRIARTRKEANPAGAALDSVLDRYVDSAMLMGLAWYYRDTWVLLPALMALLGSSLVPYVRAKGEGLGVSVRDGAMQRLERVLFLGVGTALSPILEAVFWPQEKHPMHWLAVVGLVFVSIMSNYTAITRFRNLVRALAPKRQEARSEKAIYGLNAVAGAVATAADFALVLLLVEWLGILPAWATVVGSVLGAVVNYSINRVFTFKSTAAVSRQLARYAVVSGTSALLNAGGVALFTLHPQLPYALGWWLVRGVVYFAWNLPLQRDYVFNDNASPDALLEQRPHAA; encoded by the coding sequence GTGCTTGAGAACCTGGTGGCGTGGCTGAGCGGAAACCTGTCTCCGTCGGCCCGCATCTGGACGGCGCTGGCCCCCGCGATTCTGGCCTGTGCCTACTTCCTCGGAGGGCTGCTGCTCTTCTGCATCCGGTGCGCCTTCAAGGGCATCCCCCGCGACGAGGAGACGCTCAAGCGCGGCAGCACGGTGCTGGTGGGCTTCTTCCTCCGGCACTACTTCTTCTGGGTCATCCAGCCGCTGTGGGCGGTGATTCTGCGCTCGGGCCTGCCGGCCAACGCGCTGTCCATGCTGTCGGGCCTCCTGGGCATCTCCGCCGGCGTGGCGCTGGCGGCGGGCCGCTTCGCGCTGGGCGGCTGGCTGTTCCTCTTCGCGGGCATCCTCGACGTGATGGACGGCCGCATCGCCCGCACGCGCAAGGAGGCCAACCCGGCCGGCGCGGCGCTGGACTCGGTGCTGGACCGGTACGTGGACTCGGCGATGTTGATGGGCCTGGCCTGGTACTACCGGGACACGTGGGTGCTCTTGCCCGCGCTGATGGCGCTGCTCGGCTCGTCGCTGGTGCCGTATGTGCGCGCCAAGGGCGAGGGCCTGGGCGTGAGCGTGCGGGATGGCGCCATGCAGCGGCTGGAGCGGGTGCTCTTCCTGGGCGTGGGCACGGCGCTGTCGCCGATTCTCGAGGCCGTCTTCTGGCCCCAGGAGAAGCACCCCATGCACTGGCTGGCGGTGGTGGGCCTGGTGTTCGTGTCCATCATGAGCAACTACACGGCCATCACCCGCTTCCGGAACCTGGTGAGGGCGCTGGCGCCGAAGCGGCAGGAGGCGCGCTCCGAGAAGGCCATCTACGGCCTCAACGCGGTGGCGGGCGCGGTCGCCACGGCGGCGGACTTCGCGCTGGTGCTGCTGCTGGTGGAGTGGCTGGGCATCCTGCCCGCCTGGGCCACGGTGGTGGGCTCCGTGCTGGGCGCGGTGGTGAACTACTCCATCAACCGCGTGTTCACCTTCAAGAGCACCGCCGCGGTGTCGCGGCAGTTGGCGCGCTACGCGGTGGTGAGCGGGACGAGCGCGCTGCTCAACGCGGGCGGCGTGGCGCTGTTCACGTTGCATCCGCAACTGCCCTACGCGTTGGGTTGGTGGCTGGTGCGCGGCGTCGTGTACTTCGCGTGGAACCTGCCCCTGCAGCGCGATTATGTCTTCAACGACAACGCCTCGCCGGATGCGCTCCTGGAGCAGCGCCCACATGCTGCGTAA
- a CDS encoding protein-tyrosine phosphatase family protein, with product MSVSLLRDVHHVPGVRGWVRKQVLRSVARCVEWTTKLPGQGLNVSRVNDWLHVGGGVPRSRYAELKARGVTAVIDLRAERCDDAKALAALGIEFFHLPVTDRYPPSVEQLMRGVEWALPRVEQGGHLFTHCEHGVGRGPLMGLAVMVARGWEAPEAYRELRKARWQSTLNDRQLGGLADFVEAWKSRAGERAA from the coding sequence GTGAGCGTGTCGCTGCTCCGCGACGTGCACCATGTGCCAGGAGTTCGAGGCTGGGTGCGCAAGCAGGTGCTGCGCTCGGTGGCGCGGTGCGTGGAGTGGACCACGAAGCTGCCCGGGCAGGGCCTCAACGTGTCGCGCGTGAATGACTGGCTCCACGTGGGCGGCGGCGTGCCGCGCTCGCGGTACGCGGAGCTGAAGGCCCGTGGAGTCACGGCGGTGATTGATTTGCGCGCCGAGCGCTGCGACGACGCGAAGGCGCTGGCGGCGCTGGGAATCGAGTTCTTCCACCTGCCGGTGACGGACCGGTATCCGCCTTCCGTGGAGCAGTTGATGCGCGGCGTGGAGTGGGCGCTGCCCCGGGTGGAGCAGGGCGGGCACCTCTTCACGCACTGCGAGCACGGCGTGGGGCGTGGCCCGTTGATGGGCCTGGCCGTCATGGTGGCGCGCGGCTGGGAAGCGCCTGAGGCGTACCGTGAGCTGCGCAAGGCGCGGTGGCAGTCCACGCTGAACGACAGGCAGCTCGGTGGACTCGCGGACTTCGTCGAGGCGTGGAAGTCCCGGGCGGGCGAGCGCGCGGCGTAG
- a CDS encoding AraC family transcriptional regulator, whose amino-acid sequence MSSESCTPKHFVSQTRRDFEQGRLPIMVERLQVRGSGMRGPASVHTYAVVMLVTRGQSRVRHAGEFAVRAGDVHLIPPGDPHRVSVSDAEGWGLAFHPEVLGGTDAMGEGASRLGPLMRVRQGCHPVLRPTVVQRRRLLRWMRLLGEELAHAERGGDEAALALLRLVLIELERMSSPATTQESPSVGLSRKALTYIETHCIEPLSLAKVARAVGRSSAHVAGVVRQETGRTVGEWILECRMAEARRRLRGTDERVDIIAERVGYADVTHFIRLFRRVHGVTPAAWRRRVTVPEP is encoded by the coding sequence ATGTCCTCCGAGTCGTGCACCCCGAAGCACTTCGTTTCGCAGACGCGGAGGGACTTCGAGCAGGGACGCCTCCCCATCATGGTGGAGCGGCTGCAGGTCCGAGGCTCGGGGATGCGAGGCCCCGCGTCCGTCCACACCTACGCCGTGGTGATGCTGGTGACGCGAGGCCAGTCCCGGGTGCGGCACGCGGGCGAGTTCGCGGTGCGCGCCGGGGACGTGCACCTCATTCCGCCCGGGGACCCGCATCGCGTGAGCGTGTCGGACGCGGAGGGCTGGGGGCTCGCCTTCCATCCGGAGGTGCTTGGTGGCACGGACGCCATGGGAGAGGGGGCGTCGCGGCTCGGGCCGTTGATGCGGGTGCGCCAGGGCTGTCACCCCGTGCTGCGGCCCACGGTGGTGCAGCGCCGCCGGCTGCTGCGGTGGATGCGGCTGTTGGGAGAGGAATTGGCGCACGCGGAGCGGGGCGGCGACGAGGCCGCGCTCGCGCTGCTGCGCCTGGTGCTCATCGAGCTGGAGCGCATGTCGTCGCCCGCCACGACGCAGGAGTCACCCTCGGTGGGACTGAGCCGCAAGGCGCTCACGTACATCGAGACCCACTGCATCGAGCCGCTGTCGCTCGCGAAGGTGGCGAGGGCGGTGGGGCGCTCGTCCGCGCACGTGGCGGGAGTGGTGCGTCAGGAGACGGGCCGCACCGTGGGCGAGTGGATTCTCGAGTGCCGCATGGCCGAGGCCCGCCGCCGCCTGAGAGGCACGGATGAGCGTGTGGACATCATCGCCGAGCGCGTGGGCTACGCGGACGTGACGCACTTCATCCGTCTGTTCCGCCGCGTGCACGGTGTCACTCCAGCCGCGTGGAGGCGCAGGGTGACGGTTCCGGAACCCTGA
- a CDS encoding NAD(P)/FAD-dependent oxidoreductase, giving the protein MTTQTKDVVIVGGGPGGLSAALVLGRGRKKVLLCDAGSPRNAAAEHIHGFVTRDGTPPKEFRGIGREQLRPYDVEVRDVRVEGIERIGPRFRVLLEGGDMVDTLRVVLVTGMVDVLPDVPGYKALWGKAIFQCPYCHGWEIQDRQWGVLASSELMLDFSMFVTGWTRDVVVFTEGALVVSADKRAQLERAGVRLEERRIRRLVPTADGNALESVELEDGTRVAREFIFARPPQRQVELVQRLGLALDEQGFVKVNEFQETSIPGIFAAGDLTTMLQGALIAASQGAMVGYKMNHTLNMEFAGVSHG; this is encoded by the coding sequence ATGACGACCCAGACGAAGGACGTGGTGATTGTAGGTGGCGGCCCCGGGGGCCTGAGCGCGGCGCTGGTGCTGGGCCGTGGGCGCAAGAAGGTGCTCCTCTGCGACGCGGGCTCGCCCCGCAACGCGGCGGCCGAGCACATCCATGGCTTCGTCACCCGGGACGGCACGCCGCCCAAGGAGTTCCGCGGCATTGGCCGCGAGCAGCTCCGGCCCTACGACGTGGAGGTCCGCGACGTGCGGGTGGAGGGCATCGAGCGCATCGGCCCGCGCTTCCGTGTGCTGCTGGAGGGCGGCGACATGGTGGACACGCTGCGCGTGGTGCTGGTCACGGGCATGGTGGACGTGTTGCCGGACGTGCCCGGCTACAAGGCGCTGTGGGGCAAGGCCATCTTCCAGTGTCCCTACTGCCACGGCTGGGAGATTCAGGACCGGCAGTGGGGTGTGCTCGCATCGTCGGAGCTGATGCTCGACTTCAGCATGTTCGTGACGGGCTGGACGCGCGATGTGGTGGTGTTCACCGAGGGAGCCCTCGTGGTGTCCGCGGACAAGCGGGCGCAACTGGAGCGGGCGGGCGTCCGCCTGGAGGAGCGGCGAATCCGCCGGCTCGTGCCCACGGCGGATGGGAATGCGCTGGAGTCGGTGGAGCTGGAGGACGGGACGCGGGTGGCGCGGGAGTTCATCTTCGCCCGTCCGCCGCAGCGTCAGGTGGAGCTGGTGCAGCGGCTGGGACTCGCGCTGGACGAGCAGGGCTTCGTCAAGGTGAACGAGTTCCAGGAGACGTCCATCCCCGGCATCTTCGCGGCGGGGGACCTCACGACGATGCTGCAGGGCGCGCTCATCGCGGCGTCGCAGGGCGCGATGGTGGGATACAAGATGAACCACACCCTGAACATGGAGTTCGCGGGCGTCAGCCATGGGTGA